The DNA window gggaattcaaataaattagcaTTGGACAAGAAATGGAGTTTCTTAGGAATTGGTTTGGCTTATAAATGCATTCCTCTTAGGCTTTACTGTACTCTACTTGTTGATTTTCAAATTTCTTGCGGCATTAATTTGTGGCAAAGTTCAGGGTCACTTGTTATCGCCACAAGTCTGTACGCCCAAGCAGCAACAGCCTAGTCACGCACGAATCCAGCAGGCCAGTAGAAGCCTCAGTGGCTTGAGATTAGAGCTGATTCCGCGCCATCAACTGACCTTAACCGTTTCGGGCATCAGCAGCAACGATTGGAACTGGATTGCGCACTAAATTGTACTGACTGGATAACTGATCACACTTAATGGGGCGTCGAACCGAGCAAACGGTCCGAATGGGTGGCGTGCATAATTAGccaacaccaccagcaacTTGTTTTCTGAGGTGGACACCAGTAAACAGTAAACAGTAAACAAACTGCCATGGCTCGACCAGAATTTCAGTGCACAGAGTTTTGGGTGTGCAATTAAACCAGTTACAAAAGCTGACCCGCTTAGCCTGCTGAGTGGCGGGCTGGATTAGAAAGACATGGACCCGCAATTCGGCGCGCATGTGCAGTATCCGCTTGGTCTTTAAGTGGAGCAGTTGTCGCGAAAGTGAAAGGATTACGACATGGAGCGTTGGATTGTCTTCGGtgtctgctgttgctggtggctGGCAGCATCCGCCCAGGCCTTGGAAAGTGTCTTCTCAGCCTATAACCTGGAGCTGGAGTTCCCATCGCTCCAGGAAAGGGAGCGAGCGCTGAAGGAGGGGCTATACGATCCTGGAAGCGTAATCCCCATCGATGTGGACGTCTACTACAAGCGTGAGAGTTCTCCCGTTTAGCACAAAAGCTTGCTTCATTTGCTCTTCCTTAGATGGCGATGCCACGCCCTCGATATTTGTGACCATTCCGCGTTTCGCCAAGGGCGTTCCATACTCTCTGGCCTATGTCACAAACGAAATGCGACCGAACGGAACTCTCCTGCAGGCGTATCCCAGCTACGAGTGGCACAAATCCCACGGAGCCGATTGCAATGGCTTGACTTCGGTCTACCGCACCCAGATAGACGAGTGCGGGCGCATGTGGATCCTGGACAGCGGGGAGATCGACTTCATTCAGCACTGCCCGCCGCAGCTGTACGCCATTGACTTGGAGAGCGGTAAAGTTGTGCATCAGTACAAGATGCCAAAGCGAATGTACAAGGAGGGCGTGAGTCGCTTTGTCACGCCCACCGTGGAGCTGGATCCGCACAACTGCGATGTGGGATTTGTGTATATGGCGGACTCCATCGGAGATGGCATTGTGGTGTATGACGTGGCAGCCCAGCAGTCATGGCGAATTGAGAACAAGTTTACGTATCCCCATCCAGACTTCGGCACATTCACGATAGCAGGCGAGAGCTTCCAGCTGTGGGATGGCACGGTGTCTACCACTCTAACTCCCCACGGTTTGGGGGGCCGGCGGATGATGTACTTCCACTCGCTGTCCAGCGAGTGGCAAATGGCCATTCCGCTGGATGTGGTTAACAACGGCAGCAACTGGCGCCTAAACGATGTGAGCGCTGCCCTGGATCAGTTCCAGTTGCTGGGCAAGCGGGGAAGTCAATGCGTTGCGGCGGCCATGAGCGAGTCCGGCTTTCTGATTTGCGGTCTGGTTCAGCCGGCCAGCATTTTGGCCTGGAACATCCGCACTAGCTACAGCCATCAGAATCTGGTCATGCTGGTGGAGGATGAGCAGCGCTTGCAGTTCGCCAGCGGCCTAAAGATAGTGCGGAATCACGAGGGCAAAGAGGAGCTGTGGGTGCTGTCAAATCGGCTGCAGAAAGCCTTCGGAGCAGGTCTGGACTACAAGGAGATCAACTTTCGCATACAAAAGTGTGGCGTTCAGGAGCTGCTCAGCGGCAGGACTTGCTATTAAGTTGCTTTCTCTTGCTGCTCAATAAAGCTAAGAGCCAATGATGAAATGAGTCGGTCTCTGGGTCACTCACCTTCTTGTAGAAGTACTCCTCCTCGCGGGCAGCCTCCAGCTTGCCGAAGGCTCCTCCAGCCTCGCGGATGgagccaccgccgccgccccCCTTGCCGGCGCCACTGCCGAGGTCACCCACCTGGCTGCCGCTCATCTTGGCCAGCCTGCGGAGCGGAAAAAGAAGGGGGAGCAATTAGAATCTTCTGGTTTTGTGGTGTTACGCAACAATGGAGTGAAGTCAGCATaggccgcacacacacaagcgcgcAGGGTGAAAGCGATTTCGATGGGATCGAAATTGTTTATCTTATCGCACATTGAGGAAAGTGTAAGTGCGGGGCATACATAACACTTTGAATATGGCGAATGAGATATGAGTGCTGTGTTACTTCTTGTAAGCCAATTAGCAGGTAGTTATGCACGAGGGTCAAATGTGGGTAGAAACTCACTGGACTCCAGCGGGATACAGGCGAGATGCGCTACGACGTACGACGAACATTCTGTTTGATTCTTAGGTAGTTAAGCTGCAAGAGAAGTAtaaaaaatactatttattaAGTAAACTCCAATGCGAAAAGAAGCTTCGCCAAGTAACTGTAAAACTGTCCCCTTAAAAAGCGGAGTGCATTCAACTTTTCAAACAACCAAGTCGCAATGAAAGCGCCGCTATTTATAGCCGattctttgtttgttgtttgcataaaatatagaatatatacaCGAATACTCAATGTACATATTCGATTTAACGCCGGAAAAATGCGGCGCGGTTGAACTTCACTTACTTTTTTTGCGACGACAAAAGTTTTCTGAAGAGTGACCGTAGGCGCACCCTTAAATAATACCTTCGCGGCAGATCGAGCACAATCGGCTTAGTCTATCGAATATTTGGACTTGCGATAACTGCTTTGCCTCCGATGGTTATCGATAACGTTCATCActttacaaataaaacaatgttCTCAActaagttttttttgttgattttttaatCTTGGTATAGATggtaaattaatatttcaattgCAGTTTCTCAAAGCACAATAGAGTTTCTCATCTTTCTGAATTCATTTTAACTCTAAATGAAGGTAATTCAGTTTTCTTCAATTGTGTTCTTGATCCAGTCCAAGTAGTGCGCCACATTTGTGGACAACCCATAGCCCCTACAGGAATCTAACCCAAAGCTGACGATTCCCAGCAGGAAAGCCCGCTTAGTGCCATTGTAGGGAAGCTCAGCGCTCAGTGGGCCTCCAGAATCACCAGTGCACGCATCACCATTCACGCCGAAGGTGCATATATGCGACCGATCGATTTGACCGGAAAACGTTCTATTGCAAATTGAAGGATCGACGTCAACCAAAGAGGTCTCTTGGAGGATGCGGCTCAAGTCACCGTCGCCGGTGACACCCCAGCCCGTGAGAGTGTAGCTCTGAACTCTCTCCAGGGGCTGATTGATAGAAAGACAGATGGGTCTGATGTGGTCTTAAAAGCAAATAGGTCACTTAGTGGATCTGTGTCAGTCCTGGAACTATTTCGTTACCTGAGAAAGGAACTTCTTGCTTCATTCGAAGCAGAGCTATGTCGTGTTTGTAGTTGCTCATATCAAACTGTGGGTGCAAGATTTTTCGATCGATTAGGACCTCCAGGAATGTGTTCGGCAAATCCATGTCATGCCCGCCGAGCAGCACTTTCCTGCAAAAGAAAGTCTATAAACTGCCTCCTAATACAGCAGTAGAGTGCATACTTAGGATTCGAGAAATCGACACAGATCGCTGACGTCAGCACAAAACCTGCAAAAGTTGCCATTAAACACATAGCTCTTCCAAATGCATTCATTTGGGTTACGTACGGGAAGTGATAAGCGAACCGCCGCAAACATAACTAGAATATGTGTGCAGCCTTACCATCCATGGATGTGAAAGCCTCCCGGCATCATGGCCTCCAACTAACCGCCGAACTCTGGAGCCGCGCGCTACTGTTCCACAGTTCTCCTCCAGCAACGAGGCCGATCATCCGAGGAATCCAAGAAAAAGACACGCTGCCACCAAGAATATCTTCATGTCTAAGCGAAGTACGAGCAAATGACCGAAGGAATGCCTTTTTATAACGCACAACACAAACCAATAATGATTCTGGGTTTATctcgtatatatacataagtgaATGTGCAAACCAGAAAGAAGCGTTAGCTTTTTCCAAAAACTCGGCTTGTATATAGCGTTACCAGCGCAGGAGATAAGCTTTTCTTCTGTACATAATATTCATGCATTATTCAGTCATTATTCCCCCGACTTGTGCCTATATCACTCACAGATAAGCTTCAATGCGGGATTGATGTTTTCTttgaaaagccaaagaaatgTTGGAACTGGCAGATCGTTTTCCTAGGCGAGATGGATTCGTTACTTTGGTGTAAACGGTGAAGGAATCTTCACGAGCTGACCTTATAGCAACTGGATCCCTTAGCAATATCTACTAGAAAATTGGTCATTTTGTCATATTTTGTTACTGGTATACTAGTAATTTGTActcataaatatattaaataatttataaacttgAAAAgcatcatttttttttaaataaaatatattttataaaagtaattcatgtttaaaaattaatatattataaattttagtatttatataataatttacaaatgtgCAACAtgttttttgcaaaattgACTTCTTGATTCACGACGTGCGGACATAACATAAGAATCACTGccctcttttatttttatcacgTCTTTTACTCTAAAGACAATTAATCTAGTATACAGTAATTTATGATAttatattatgtattattGTGTTATATTCCACAATAGTTTGTCAACGCTATATTTTGATAACTGAAATGTTCTATTTTAATTCACGAAAGAATCGCCAaggaaaatttgaaaacaaatcTGGTTGTTTTACTCCGATCATAGATCTTTTTTTTGATAACATCCTTTTACATTTACATCGAGCACAATCGGCTTAATCTATCGAATATTTGCTTTGCCTCCGATGGTTATCGATAGCGTTCTTTAATTGTGTTCTTGATCCAGTCCAAGTAGTGCGACACATTTGTGGACAACCCATAGCCCCTACAGGAATCTAACCCAAAGCTGACGATTCCCAGCAGGAAAGTCCGATAAGTGCCATTGTAGGGAAGCTGCGCGCTTAATGGGCCTCCACCATCCCCTTCGCACGCATCACCGTTCACGCCAAAGGTGCATATATGCGACTGATCGATTCGACCGGGAAATGTTCTATTGCAAAGTGAAGGATCGCCGCCAATCAAAGAGGTCTCTTGGAGGATGCGGCTAAAGTCACCGTCACCGGTGAGGGTGACACCCCAGCCAGTGAGGGTGTAGCTCTGAACTCCCTCCAGGATCTGATTATTGGAAAGACAAATGGGCCTGATGTGGTCTTAAAAGCAAATAGGTCACTTAGTGGATCTGTGGCAGTCCTTTCGCTATTTCGTTACCTGAGAAATGAACTTCTTGCTTCATTCGAAGCAGAGCTATGTCGTGTTTGTAGTTGCTCATATCAAACTGTGGGTGCAAGATTTTTCGATCGATTGGGACCTCCAGGAATGTGTTCGGCAAATCCATGTCATGCCCGCCGAGCAGCGCTGTCCTGCAAAAGAATGTCTTTAAACTGGCTCCTAACACAGCAGTAGAGTGCATACATAAGCTTTGAGAAATCGACACAGGTCGCTGCCGTCAGCACAAAACCTGCAAAAGTTGCCATTAAACACATAGCTCTTCCAAATACATTCATTTGGGTTACGTACGGGAGGTGATAAGCGAACCGCCGCAGACATAACTAGAATATGTGTGCAGCCTTACCATCCATGGATGTGAAAGCTTCCCGGCATCATGGCCTCCAACTAACCGCCGAACTCTGGAGCCGCGCGCTATTGTTCCACAGTTTTCGTCCACCAACGAGGCCGATTCGATGGTGCTCAGTATCCACTCCCTATAGTACGTTACATTGGTGTAAACGGTGTGGGAATTACATTTCTCTGATCCAAAGCTAATAATTCCGTACTGGAATGTCAATGAGCGGCCGTCACGAGCAATCCGTGCGCTTAGCGGGCCTCCCGAGTCCCCGAGACATGCATCTTCGTATCTGTTGCTAGCACAAATCTGGGATTCATCCACTTCCCTCGTGAACTTTTTGCTGCAGAAGTCGAGTTTGACGTTGTACACCATGGCTGTTTGGAGCGTCTGGCTTGTGTGGTTATTGTTGGTATTACCCCAGCCGGTGATATTGAATGCGGTACTTTCCTCCAAGTGCCCATTAACCAGGAAACAGATTGGCCGCACATAGTCTGAAAGAGATCCCCATTGCTAAAGGAGCCCTGGCTGTTAGATCCATGTCATTACCTGAGTACTGGACCGCGGTCTTCATGCGCAGCAGAGCGATGTCATATTTGTATACGTCCCTATAGTCACTATGTATAAATTTCAAATCCACTTCGACGGTATAGGCCCTTAGCACGCAGACCCCACGATTGCAGTCCTTGCGTTGATTTTGGGTATCGTACTCGCCCAAGCGCACGCTCCtacggaaatggaaataaatgttttggGGAATGGATAAGCTGTCGCACTCACATATAGGAATCCACGATGCAGTGGGCTGCCGTGAGAACGAAACCTAGAAATATTGGCAGGTGACTGGACGAACAACTCATTCATTTACTAGATTTGGGTACGTACGACTGGTGATCAGCGAGCCACCACATTTCACCTTTCCCATCACATATACCATCCATGGATTTGATAATGGGTCTGCGTTCTTGCCCCCGGCGATCCGATCGGTAATGCCCTCCTCCGTCGTACCACAATCTGGGTCCAGCAGCTGGCCAAATCCTCCTCCTTCAGCAAGATGGATTGAGTAGGCTAGCAGAGCGAGTCCTGTTGCGATGAACTTCATCATTTCGCGGTAATGGAGCGACTGTCGAAGCTTACTCgcttgaaattatttttgagGAAGTTCATTTTGAACTGCTGATGATAaaacatgtacatatgtatgaatCATGAATCAGTATTCATATTATAGTATTTCCGTGCCTTTACTACTTTTATGTTTGGGTTTTTACGCACAATCTCGGAATTGAAATTTCCAAGAATAGGACCGATGAGTTTTTATCTCGTGATGCGAATTTTGGTTTTaagtttgaatattttcctccGCTTGGCTTCTTGTTTAACCCTACCAAATGCAGTGATCGATGTTATCGAATATTCATCGACTTCCGTACCTAACAGTTGcgcaaatcaaataaaactaGGCGGCTTAACTGACTCTTTTTTAATGCTACtagcaataaatttta is part of the Drosophila yakuba strain Tai18E2 chromosome 2R, Prin_Dyak_Tai18E2_2.1, whole genome shotgun sequence genome and encodes:
- the LOC6531818 gene encoding protein yellow, producing the protein MERWIVFGVCCCWWLAASAQALESVFSAYNLELEFPSLQERERALKEGLYDPGSVIPIDVDVYYKHGDATPSIFVTIPRFAKGVPYSLAYVTNEMRPNGTLLQAYPSYEWHKSHGADCNGLTSVYRTQIDECGRMWILDSGEIDFIQHCPPQLYAIDLESGKVVHQYKMPKRMYKEGVSRFVTPTVELDPHNCDVGFVYMADSIGDGIVVYDVAAQQSWRIENKFTYPHPDFGTFTIAGESFQLWDGTVSTTLTPHGLGGRRMMYFHSLSSEWQMAIPLDVVNNGSNWRLNDVSAALDQFQLLGKRGSQCVAAAMSESGFLICGLVQPASILAWNIRTSYSHQNLVMLVEDEQRLQFASGLKIVRNHEGKEELWVLSNRLQKAFGAGLDYKEINFRIQKCGVQELLSGRTCY
- the LOC6531816 gene encoding ATPase inhibitor A, mitochondrial; this translates as MFVVRRSASRLYPAGVQLAKMSGSQVGDLGSGAGKGGGGGGSIREAGGAFGKLEAAREEEYFYKKQREQLDRLKNDQIHQAEFHHQQIKEHEEAIQRHKEFLNNLNK
- the LOC26535046 gene encoding serine protease grass, with amino-acid sequence MVRLHTYSSYVCGGSLITSRFVLTSAICVDFSNPKKVLLGGHDMDLPNTFLEVLIDRKILHPQFDMSNYKHDIALLRMKQEVPFSDHIRPICLSINQPLERVQSYTLTGWGVTGDGDLSRILQETSLVDVDPSICNRTFSGQIDRSHICTFGVNGDACTGDSGGPLSAELPYNGTKRAFLLGIVSFGLDSCRGYGLSTNVAHYLDWIKNTIEEN
- the LOC6531819 gene encoding coagulation factor IX — translated: MMKFIATGLALLAYSIHLAEGGGFGQLLDPDCGTTEEGITDRIAGGKNADPLSNPWMVYVMGKVKCGGSLITSRFVLTAAHCIVDSYMSVRLGEYDTQNQRKDCNRGVCVLRAYTVEVDLKFIHSDYRDVYKYDIALLRMKTAVQYSDYVRPICFLVNGHLEESTAFNITGWGNTNNNHTSQTLQTAMVYNVKLDFCSKKFTREVDESQICASNRYEDACLGDSGGPLSARIARDGRSLTFQYGIISFGSEKCNSHTVYTNVTYYREWILSTIESASLVDENCGTIARGSRVRRLVGGHDAGKLSHPWMVRLHTYSSYVCGGSLITSRFVLTAATCVDFSKLMTALLGGHDMDLPNTFLEVPIDRKILHPQFDMSNYKHDIALLRMKQEVHFSDHIRPICLSNNQILEGVQSYTLTGWGVTLTGDGDFSRILQETSLIGGDPSLCNRTFPGRIDQSHICTFGVNGDACEGDGGGPLSAQLPYNGTYRTFLLGIVSFGLDSCRGYGLSTNVSHYLDWIKNTIKERYR